Proteins co-encoded in one Arachis hypogaea cultivar Tifrunner chromosome 11, arahy.Tifrunner.gnm2.J5K5, whole genome shotgun sequence genomic window:
- the LOC112720045 gene encoding uncharacterized protein: protein MRGKDQVYNNIVKASFHFEEDSEGMIKQMIVKRIGKIWKDTRRKLFHQFYDGTKTLEQNIAQCPEGIDPSNWKWSLEYRMRADTQERLQGRRISRGEIWNKVHKRKDVSYIHNNVQTTRETIMNIACLDDSSRELPQNDPVTQALEKRTPRSSSWCGFQAMFYSTLCWSNCTTVESWSSNRAELECTC, encoded by the exons ATGAGAGGGAAAGACCAAGTGTATAACAATATTGTCAAG GCGAGCTTCCACTTTGAGGAGGATAGTGAAGGCATGATCAAGCAGATGATTGTGAAGAGAATAGGCAAAATTTGGAAGGATACAAGAAGAAAGTTGTTTCACCAATTTTATGATGGAACAAAGACTTTGGAACAGAATATTGCCCAATGCCCAGAAGGAATAGATCCAAGTAATTGGAAATGGTCCCTTGAATACCGCATGAGGGCTGATACACAG GAACGATTACAGGGGAGACGCATTAGTCGAGGAGAGATTTGGAATAAGGTGCATAAGAGAAAGGATGTCTCTTATATCCATAATAATGTGCAAACCACGCGT GAAACGATTATGAATATTGCGTGTTTAGATGACTCTTCTAGGGAACTACCACAAAATGATCCAGTTACTCAAGCTCTTGAAAAAAGAACACCCAGGTCGAGTTCATGGTGTGGGTTTCAAGCCATGTTCTACTCAACGCTCTGCTGGTCAAACTGCACAACAGTTGAGTCATGGAGCTCAAATAGAGCTGAATTAGAGTGTACTTGTTGA